The following proteins come from a genomic window of Meles meles chromosome 1, mMelMel3.1 paternal haplotype, whole genome shotgun sequence:
- the AKIRIN1 gene encoding akirin-1, with protein sequence MACGATLKRPMEFEAALLSPGSPKRRRCAPLPGPTPGLRPPDAEPPPLLQTQTPPSTLQQPAPPGSERRLPTPEQIFQNIKQEYSRYQRWRHLEVVLNQSEACTSESQPHSSALSAPSSPGSSWMKKDQPTFTLRQVGIICERLLKDYEDKIREEYEQILNTKLAEQYESFVKFTHDQIMRRYGTRPTSYVS encoded by the exons ATGGCGTGCGGGGCGACGTTGAAGCGGCCCATGGAGTTCGAGGCGGCGCTGCTGAGCCCTGGTTCCCCGAAGCGGCGGCGCTGCGCCCCTCTGCCTGGCCCCACTCCGGGCCTCAGGCCCCCGGACGCTGAGCCGCCGCCGCTTCTCCAGACGCAGACCCCACCGTCGACTCTGCAGCAGCCCGCCCCGCCCGGCAGCGAGCGGCGCCTTCCAACACCGG aaCAAATTTTTCAGAACATAAAACAAGAATATAGTCGTTATCAGAGGTGGAGACATTTAGAAGTAGTTCTTAACCAGAGTGAAGCTTGTACTTCGGAAAGTCAGCCTCATTCCTCAGCACTCTCGGCACCTAGTTCTCCAG GTTCCTCCTGGATGAAGAAGGACCAGCCCACCTTTACCCTCCGACAAGTTGGAATAATATGTGAGCGTCTCTTAAAAGACTATGAAGATAAAATTCGGGAGGAGTATGAGCAAATCCTCAATACCAAACTAGCAG AACAATATGAATCTTTTGTGAAATTCACACATGATCAGATTATGCGACGATATGGGACAAGGCCAACAAGCT ATGTGTCCTGA